A genomic segment from Pelotomaculum isophthalicicum JI encodes:
- a CDS encoding HAD-IC family P-type ATPase: protein MSKYNHVHADRAKIVHLLPGRVRMFVPRLKGNWLMASVINQKMTEMAGVRQARANPLTGRVLVVFNETQIRPNNLIKTINDINNEPEFEFHLPPKNNQASASTLKKLQEPEDLPISEQLLNVAMGGGILAYLGLKRVLFGRSSLAENPGIFNLAAITAIVSGYPVLHSGFQSLVKGRINHDLLMGTIALGTVFLRESIPGLLVIWLVNLTALGQSLVLRSYRNALPELPETTGKPAQKQEKLTIPRWSEAGQEYGRKAVLPVFGLASLSGIAGGAGGFQRWLAMLLAANPSPAGLAAPTAATAAMAGAGKKGILYRDEHTLEVLSAVDTVVITSAKTLSEASYQVADILPAPGITKKELLDLAAEASCQMDNHHCLVLRKALAARVYRLRSTNNSPGASGRILAGDEHILTAGGIDSRWFFSKARRLRHLGQLPVFIATHGRLAGLLGIKRYRAADLRELVNGLRALGISNIGLTVEEDNNVLRQSAHELGIHHVWPGLTTQNTVAEIGNLKRQVKKIALLMGDTDDSPLLQVADVSICLASNLKCNSVDVVISKPALLPEVFRMARIGRLRAKQNLALVLAANVAGLALGATGRMPPMAASVYNNLISVFVGANSLRLLSGKPRHPRNHCRSLPTARKEIAAALALADNYPKTLQQEHRQKYSFNDLHKLSVAEALSKLKTDLESGLDKPQVLQRMNLFGPNKLAEAKPQGFLSRIWDQLKDFLVKALMASSAVCIVMGEFNDALAIVTILILNAVLGALQEQKAEGALEALDKMTAPTAKVRRSGKVRRLPAAELVPGDIVLLEQGDGVPADLRLVEVHGLEIEESALTGEPYPIPKKADLITDCVALLDCDNLAFMGTNVTRGRAVGLVSATGMSTEIGKIAGMLNEHKREPTPLQNRMTAVGGVILKYSLAASGLVALAGVLRGGSLFQMFLAGVSLAVAAIPEGLPAVVTIAMASGVKRMAKENAVVRRLPAVETLGSATLICTDKTGTLTQNRQQVQSVYTSSGWWQTQPGERQLKPVQTGNNDPQDLVSLLTAGILCNDASLHWSQNKPAGKTKPQWQVEGDPTEGALLLAALQEGLNYKEIQEKWQRIRELPFDAERLRMTVICREKSLDYAAFVKGAPEVVLGLCPQMQQQGRIVPLDGASRQAVLEASERMAGDAMRVLAIAYRPLSDPDLPDPEQSLILLGLAGMVDPPRPEVGNAIATCHRAGIKVAMITGDHPNTALTIAKKLGIAESGNVLTGRDIESLNDLELATAVREVRVFARVLPAHKLRLVKAFRQQGEILAMVGDGVNDAPAVKEGDIGVAMGRTGTDVTKQAADIVLLDDNFATLVSAVEQGRGIYSNIKRSARYLLSTNAGEVLLMFLSVLLGLPMPLLPIQLLFLNLLGDGLPALALGVEPLAKDLMDQAPRPANQSFFDEGLNTQIASRGVSLGLVGLGAYHWALKQGNLSRARTVALATITSGQLLAALECGERKEGKSSHFLAGSVALSAALLAGAIYLPFGRGIFKTSPLGLMDAAVALGTSGLTSIMDRAIADLWRGSIPSKKPLMPAIKEKAESCQD from the coding sequence TTGAGCAAATATAATCATGTCCATGCTGATAGAGCCAAGATAGTTCACCTTCTGCCCGGCCGGGTAAGGATGTTCGTGCCGCGGCTAAAGGGTAACTGGTTAATGGCTTCGGTCATTAACCAGAAAATGACGGAAATGGCCGGTGTCCGTCAGGCGCGGGCAAACCCGCTGACAGGCCGGGTATTGGTGGTTTTTAACGAAACACAGATAAGACCAAACAACCTGATTAAAACCATTAACGACATAAATAATGAACCAGAGTTTGAGTTCCATCTGCCTCCAAAGAATAACCAAGCATCCGCTTCAACTTTGAAGAAGCTTCAGGAACCGGAAGATTTACCGATCAGCGAGCAACTGCTAAATGTGGCCATGGGGGGAGGTATACTGGCTTATTTAGGGCTAAAGCGCGTCCTGTTCGGCCGCTCCTCTCTGGCCGAGAACCCCGGTATTTTCAACCTTGCGGCAATCACTGCCATCGTTTCCGGTTATCCGGTTTTGCATAGCGGATTCCAAAGCCTAGTTAAAGGCAGGATCAACCACGACTTATTGATGGGCACAATAGCCTTGGGCACCGTTTTTTTGCGGGAAAGTATTCCCGGACTGCTGGTAATCTGGCTGGTCAACCTAACCGCTTTGGGGCAGTCTCTGGTGCTTCGGAGCTATCGCAACGCGCTGCCAGAACTGCCTGAAACAACAGGAAAGCCGGCGCAAAAACAAGAGAAATTGACAATTCCCCGTTGGAGTGAGGCTGGGCAAGAGTATGGCCGCAAGGCGGTCCTGCCGGTATTTGGGCTGGCTTCATTATCGGGAATTGCCGGCGGCGCCGGCGGTTTCCAAAGATGGCTAGCCATGCTGCTGGCGGCCAACCCGTCTCCCGCCGGCCTTGCCGCCCCTACCGCCGCTACCGCGGCGATGGCCGGGGCGGGGAAAAAAGGGATCCTTTACCGGGACGAGCATACACTTGAGGTTCTTTCAGCGGTGGACACAGTTGTCATCACCAGCGCAAAGACGCTGTCTGAAGCATCCTACCAGGTGGCGGACATTCTACCGGCTCCCGGGATTACCAAAAAAGAATTGCTTGACTTGGCAGCTGAGGCTTCATGCCAAATGGATAACCATCATTGCCTGGTCTTAAGGAAAGCGCTGGCAGCCCGGGTATACCGCTTAAGATCAACAAATAACAGCCCAGGGGCAAGCGGACGGATATTAGCAGGTGATGAACATATTCTAACAGCCGGCGGCATCGACAGCAGGTGGTTTTTTTCCAAAGCCCGGCGTCTGCGGCATCTCGGTCAACTTCCGGTATTTATTGCCACGCATGGCCGGTTAGCCGGCCTGCTCGGGATCAAGCGGTATCGGGCGGCTGATCTGCGCGAACTGGTTAACGGCTTACGCGCCCTGGGTATTAGTAACATTGGTTTAACCGTGGAAGAAGATAACAATGTGTTGCGGCAGTCCGCCCATGAACTCGGAATACACCATGTCTGGCCGGGTTTAACAACTCAAAACACAGTAGCGGAAATCGGCAATTTGAAGCGCCAGGTTAAGAAGATTGCTTTATTAATGGGTGATACAGACGACTCTCCATTATTACAAGTTGCTGACGTTAGTATTTGCCTGGCTTCCAATCTGAAATGCAATTCAGTCGACGTGGTTATTTCCAAACCCGCCTTATTACCGGAAGTATTCCGCATGGCAAGGATTGGTAGACTACGGGCCAAACAGAATTTAGCTTTAGTCCTGGCGGCTAACGTCGCAGGTTTGGCTCTGGGGGCAACAGGCCGTATGCCGCCGATGGCCGCCTCAGTATATAACAATTTAATTTCTGTATTTGTAGGAGCAAATTCTTTGCGGCTGTTGTCAGGCAAACCCCGTCACCCAAGAAACCATTGCCGTTCGCTGCCGACAGCGCGAAAGGAAATAGCCGCGGCTTTAGCTCTTGCGGATAATTATCCTAAAACCCTTCAGCAGGAACATCGGCAAAAATATAGCTTTAACGACTTGCACAAACTGTCAGTAGCCGAAGCTTTAAGCAAACTAAAAACAGACCTGGAAAGTGGCCTGGATAAGCCTCAAGTGCTGCAGAGAATGAACTTATTCGGCCCAAATAAGTTGGCTGAAGCGAAGCCGCAGGGTTTTCTCTCCAGGATATGGGACCAACTCAAGGACTTTCTAGTAAAAGCTTTAATGGCCTCTTCAGCGGTCTGCATTGTGATGGGTGAATTTAATGACGCCCTGGCAATAGTGACTATCTTGATCTTGAATGCAGTTCTGGGCGCCCTGCAGGAGCAAAAAGCCGAGGGGGCTTTAGAAGCCCTGGATAAAATGACCGCTCCTACCGCAAAAGTTAGAAGGTCCGGAAAAGTGCGGCGTTTACCGGCAGCCGAATTGGTGCCGGGCGACATTGTATTGCTGGAGCAGGGGGACGGAGTCCCAGCGGATTTACGACTGGTAGAAGTACACGGGCTGGAAATCGAAGAGTCGGCCCTGACCGGCGAGCCATATCCAATACCTAAAAAAGCCGACCTGATCACAGATTGCGTCGCTTTATTAGATTGTGACAACCTGGCGTTCATGGGCACGAATGTTACCCGGGGGCGAGCGGTGGGACTGGTGTCGGCTACCGGCATGTCGACTGAAATCGGCAAGATTGCCGGCATGCTCAACGAGCATAAGAGGGAACCCACACCTCTGCAAAACCGCATGACCGCGGTTGGCGGCGTAATACTAAAGTACTCCCTGGCGGCCAGCGGGCTGGTGGCGCTGGCCGGCGTGCTGCGGGGCGGCTCATTGTTCCAGATGTTTTTAGCCGGGGTCAGCCTGGCAGTCGCCGCCATACCGGAAGGTTTACCGGCTGTTGTTACCATCGCCATGGCTTCCGGCGTCAAACGGATGGCTAAGGAAAACGCCGTGGTCAGGCGCCTGCCGGCCGTGGAGACACTGGGCAGCGCTACTTTAATCTGTACCGACAAAACGGGTACATTAACCCAAAACCGTCAGCAGGTGCAGTCGGTTTATACCAGTAGCGGCTGGTGGCAAACCCAACCGGGCGAGCGGCAGCTTAAACCGGTCCAAACCGGGAACAACGACCCGCAAGATTTGGTGAGTTTGCTGACTGCCGGAATACTGTGCAACGATGCCAGCCTGCACTGGTCACAAAACAAACCGGCCGGGAAGACTAAACCACAGTGGCAGGTAGAAGGCGACCCTACCGAAGGCGCCTTGCTGCTGGCAGCCTTGCAAGAAGGCCTGAATTACAAGGAAATACAGGAAAAGTGGCAGCGGATTCGAGAGCTTCCCTTTGACGCCGAACGGTTAAGAATGACGGTGATTTGCCGGGAAAAAAGTCTGGATTACGCGGCATTTGTGAAAGGCGCGCCGGAAGTTGTCCTTGGCCTTTGCCCACAAATGCAGCAACAGGGTAGAATTGTTCCTCTGGACGGCGCTTCCCGCCAAGCGGTGCTGGAGGCAAGCGAGCGGATGGCCGGAGACGCCATGCGGGTACTGGCAATTGCTTACCGCCCGCTGTCTGATCCGGATTTGCCCGACCCGGAACAATCTCTTATCTTGCTCGGCCTGGCAGGCATGGTTGACCCGCCGCGGCCGGAGGTCGGCAATGCCATTGCCACTTGTCACCGCGCCGGGATCAAGGTCGCAATGATCACCGGGGATCACCCCAATACCGCACTGACTATAGCCAAAAAGCTGGGCATTGCCGAAAGCGGCAACGTGCTTACCGGACGTGACATTGAGAGTCTCAATGACCTTGAATTAGCAACGGCTGTGCGAGAAGTGAGAGTTTTCGCCCGGGTGCTGCCGGCGCACAAATTACGCTTGGTCAAGGCTTTCCGCCAGCAGGGTGAAATCTTAGCCATGGTCGGGGACGGCGTCAACGACGCCCCCGCCGTGAAAGAAGGAGACATCGGGGTAGCCATGGGCCGGACCGGTACCGACGTAACCAAACAAGCCGCCGATATCGTGCTGCTTGATGACAATTTCGCCACGCTGGTTTCCGCTGTGGAACAGGGCAGGGGAATATACAGCAACATCAAGCGGTCTGCACGTTACTTATTGTCTACTAATGCCGGTGAAGTGCTTTTAATGTTCCTGTCGGTTCTTCTTGGCTTACCGATGCCTTTACTGCCCATCCAGTTGCTCTTCCTGAATTTATTGGGAGACGGCCTGCCGGCTTTGGCCCTGGGAGTTGAGCCGCTGGCCAAAGACTTGATGGACCAGGCGCCCAGGCCGGCCAATCAAAGTTTTTTTGATGAGGGGCTTAACACCCAAATAGCCAGCCGGGGTGTATCCCTTGGCCTGGTTGGATTAGGGGCCTACCACTGGGCCTTAAAACAAGGCAACCTGAGCCGGGCCAGGACTGTGGCACTGGCAACCATTACATCAGGACAACTGTTGGCGGCCTTGGAATGCGGTGAACGAAAAGAAGGCAAATCAAGCCATTTCCTGGCTGGCTCGGTGGCTCTATCGGCAGCCTTGCTGGCCGGAGCAATCTACCTGCCATTTGGCAGGGGGATCTTTAAAACAAGTCCGCTGGGTCTGATGGACGCAGCCGTTGCATTAGGCACATCCGGGCTGACTTCAATTATGGACCGTGCCATTGCCGATTTATGGCGTGGCAGTATACCAAGTAAAAAACCATTAATGCCGGCAATTAAAGAAAAAGCGGAGAGCTGCCAGGATTAA
- a CDS encoding permease — MRVLILNIKKLAIPFLFLLFFTYITWHLSKSLVTALPFKNARAIITWNDFLNFKTVFLSIIIEALPFILIGVLVSAILENFLSEETIRKVLPGNRILNIFLACFLGIIFPVCECGIVPVARRLVSKGVPLYSAITFMLAAPIINPVVASSTAVAFSANPKIVWFRLGLAFFVSFVTGLLLSYWFDSSELKRGIVQNFYYCGCDHEHHDHHHNSQPTFKTKIINTFQSACDEFFDMGKYLIMGASLAAIAQTFVSRDIILNIGQNSLSSIAAMMTFAFGVSVCSSADAFIAASFATNFTTGSLLAFMVFGPMIDMKNNLMLLNAFKARFVIALVMIVSLLVIGSTLLINIVSVGGFR, encoded by the coding sequence TTGCGTGTATTAATTTTAAATATAAAAAAGCTGGCTATCCCATTTCTTTTCTTGCTATTCTTTACTTATATAACATGGCATTTGTCAAAATCATTAGTGACTGCGTTACCTTTTAAAAATGCCAGGGCAATAATAACTTGGAACGATTTTTTAAACTTTAAAACAGTTTTCCTGAGCATTATCATTGAGGCACTGCCGTTTATTCTTATCGGCGTTCTTGTATCCGCCATCCTGGAAAATTTTCTTTCTGAAGAAACAATACGTAAAGTTTTACCCGGGAACAGAATTCTAAACATTTTCCTTGCCTGTTTTCTGGGGATTATCTTTCCCGTATGCGAATGCGGTATTGTGCCGGTCGCCCGAAGGCTGGTTAGTAAAGGAGTTCCTCTTTATAGCGCCATAACCTTTATGTTGGCCGCGCCCATTATTAATCCGGTAGTCGCTTCGTCAACAGCGGTTGCGTTCAGCGCCAACCCTAAAATAGTTTGGTTCAGGCTAGGACTGGCTTTCTTTGTTTCTTTTGTTACCGGGCTGCTTTTGAGCTATTGGTTTGACAGTAGCGAACTGAAAAGGGGTATTGTCCAAAACTTCTATTACTGCGGTTGTGATCATGAACATCATGACCACCATCACAATTCACAACCAACATTTAAAACCAAAATAATTAACACATTCCAGAGCGCCTGCGATGAGTTTTTTGATATGGGTAAGTATTTGATTATGGGAGCTTCTTTAGCTGCAATTGCTCAAACCTTTGTGTCACGAGACATTATATTGAACATAGGGCAGAATTCACTGTCATCAATAGCGGCAATGATGACCTTTGCCTTTGGGGTTTCTGTTTGCTCATCTGCCGATGCTTTTATCGCCGCGTCATTTGCAACCAATTTTACTACTGGTTCACTGCTCGCATTCATGGTGTTCGGTCCTATGATTGATATGAAAAATAATTTAATGTTGCTCAATGCTTTTAAGGCTCGTTTTGTAATTGCTCTGGTTATGATAGTTAGTCTATTGGTTATAGGTAGTACTCTTTTGATCAATATTGTGTCAGTCGGGGGTTTCAGGTAG
- a CDS encoding TIGR03943 family putative permease subunit — MKRRFSLNTEAVFKTLILLGFSAFLFWFVKSNNIVYYINPRFVRLTEAAAVLIFLMFLVQAGNSFRWTSVVHSCLCHSGHSHNKLALLPFVVTLMMAFLLPNNALDASMAFNKGMNLSTRPTTSGQPGLTVTVPGNVPTTQTNNNNSNSQGYLPQEQNPMQAKIDELHKTSLINVTEDNFSLVTNEVNMYPEQYAGKEITMIGFVLKEQKFTTDQFGLVRYVITCCSADAMPDGFMCEYKNASNFREGDWLNIRGTIQLGKYEGNTIPVIRITAFSKAQEPQNPYIYPKF; from the coding sequence ATGAAAAGGCGTTTCTCGCTTAACACAGAAGCTGTTTTCAAAACTTTAATTCTTCTTGGATTTAGCGCGTTTCTTTTTTGGTTTGTGAAAAGCAATAATATTGTTTACTATATCAATCCTCGTTTTGTAAGGCTTACCGAGGCGGCAGCAGTTCTGATATTTCTCATGTTTTTGGTGCAAGCCGGCAATTCCTTTAGATGGACATCTGTTGTCCATAGCTGCTTGTGCCATTCCGGCCATAGTCATAATAAATTGGCCTTACTCCCGTTCGTTGTCACTCTAATGATGGCGTTTCTATTGCCTAACAATGCTCTTGATGCCAGCATGGCTTTTAATAAAGGAATGAACCTTAGCACACGGCCGACGACCTCAGGTCAACCCGGCCTAACTGTTACCGTCCCGGGTAATGTACCAACAACACAGACTAATAATAACAACTCAAACAGTCAAGGATACCTCCCACAGGAGCAAAACCCAATGCAAGCAAAAATCGATGAACTTCATAAAACCAGTCTTATTAATGTAACCGAAGATAATTTTTCTTTGGTTACCAATGAGGTAAACATGTATCCCGAACAGTATGCTGGCAAAGAAATAACCATGATCGGTTTTGTATTAAAAGAACAAAAGTTTACTACCGATCAATTTGGGCTGGTTCGTTATGTAATTACATGCTGCTCCGCTGACGCTATGCCAGATGGCTTTATGTGCGAATATAAGAATGCGTCAAACTTTAGAGAAGGCGATTGGCTGAATATCCGGGGAACCATTCAATTAGGAAAATACGAGGGAAATACAATCCCTGTAATTAGGATTACTGCCTTTAGTAAGGCGCAGGAGCCTCAAAACCCGTATATTTATCCCAAGTTCTAA
- a CDS encoding zinc dependent phospholipase C family protein, translated as MTNSSVTAIFNRFICNTTISVSSLALSLQAVNSSTSTHPFINEQGRRILYNDGNKKAAQLFYLFAGQLDSGVVWIDKGLKSACHHYNPNTGSGFWLCPNAADKCTDLFSKAIKLWRREKHALAIFFLGAAVHLVQDVCVPHHASCKIFNGHLDFELWVEKRKSNYQIVSDGTYEISDKPAEWIAENARLAKRYCHLVENNLPGDYHQAVEVLLPRAQRTTAGFFMHFYNTIYNGKGD; from the coding sequence ATGACGAACTCTAGTGTTACTGCAATTTTTAACCGGTTCATCTGCAACACTACGATAAGTGTATCCTCGTTAGCCCTTTCACTTCAGGCGGTAAACAGCTCCACCAGTACACATCCTTTCATTAATGAACAAGGAAGGCGAATACTTTATAACGATGGCAACAAAAAGGCAGCCCAGTTATTCTACTTGTTCGCCGGGCAACTGGACAGCGGCGTGGTTTGGATTGACAAAGGTTTGAAGAGCGCCTGCCACCATTATAATCCGAATACTGGCTCAGGGTTCTGGCTCTGTCCGAATGCCGCGGATAAATGCACCGACTTGTTTTCTAAAGCAATTAAATTATGGCGCAGAGAGAAACACGCGCTGGCGATATTCTTCCTCGGCGCCGCAGTCCACCTGGTCCAAGATGTCTGTGTGCCGCATCACGCTTCCTGCAAAATTTTTAACGGTCATCTGGACTTTGAATTATGGGTGGAAAAAAGGAAAAGCAATTATCAGATTGTAAGCGACGGCACTTATGAAATCTCTGATAAGCCGGCAGAGTGGATAGCTGAAAACGCCAGGCTGGCCAAAAGGTACTGCCACCTTGTGGAAAACAATTTACCAGGGGATTACCACCAGGCTGTTGAAGTCTTGCTTCCCCGGGCGCAGCGCACTACAGCCGGTTTTTTTATGCATTTTTACAACACCATCTATAATGGTAAAGGTGATTGA
- a CDS encoding phytoene desaturase family protein produces MKNVIIIGSGIGGLIAGNLLAKKGHKVAIFESHSMPGGYTAGFYKKGYYFESGTLSFEASASVFKAMKDIGVFEKINFVRQRMRFVSEDFDGTPENYDDYKKMIYSAFPSDKEKLDAVFSDLDKIAGLMGNVDEPMPFLYSGLKMLTSMLPYILSGPKQMKLTKLYGNMTSSEFAAQYFEKDSKLFKLFSGFGYPDMPAMFGSGLSAMFTDYWTVKDGMQSWANILAENFKKLAGDLKLNSYVDKIITKNGAAVGVSCKNTFYDADYVISASDYKKTLLKLLDDKSLIPQALQDNIDRAAVSEAFFTVYLGLNMSNEELGKYMKVPHVFPLEVKPGYDIYNSEDGEFFSKTSASLYSPSMVNPKHAPRGKSSLMLQTIVPYHWMNNWGGGDKEVYGQLKKKAMDAMIDSASRLIPGLKECIEYKDAATPLTYERFTHNTDGASSAWSWNPKKKFYKNIMSVNIETPVKNLYIGSCWAMQIGGVPGALAAAYQCAQRIK; encoded by the coding sequence ATGAAAAATGTCATAATAATCGGTTCGGGGATCGGCGGCCTTATTGCCGGCAACCTTCTTGCAAAGAAGGGGCATAAAGTAGCCATATTTGAATCACACAGCATGCCTGGCGGCTATACCGCCGGATTTTACAAGAAGGGGTATTACTTTGAAAGCGGCACTCTTTCCTTTGAAGCCTCAGCATCGGTATTCAAGGCAATGAAGGACATCGGAGTATTTGAAAAGATAAACTTCGTAAGACAGAGAATGCGGTTCGTTTCAGAGGATTTCGACGGAACTCCTGAGAATTACGATGATTATAAAAAAATGATTTACTCTGCTTTCCCGTCCGATAAAGAAAAGCTGGATGCGGTTTTCTCAGATCTGGACAAAATAGCCGGCCTGATGGGGAACGTGGATGAACCCATGCCCTTTCTTTACAGCGGGCTTAAAATGTTAACATCAATGCTCCCCTACATCCTGAGCGGTCCGAAGCAAATGAAATTAACCAAGTTGTATGGCAACATGACGTCATCGGAGTTTGCCGCCCAATATTTTGAAAAAGACTCAAAGCTATTCAAGCTGTTCAGCGGATTCGGCTATCCGGATATGCCGGCCATGTTTGGGAGTGGTTTATCGGCGATGTTCACCGACTATTGGACTGTAAAAGACGGTATGCAATCATGGGCTAACATTCTCGCAGAAAACTTCAAAAAATTGGCCGGGGATTTGAAGCTGAACTCCTATGTCGACAAGATAATCACAAAAAACGGGGCCGCAGTTGGAGTCTCATGCAAAAATACCTTTTATGACGCGGATTATGTTATTTCTGCCAGTGATTATAAGAAAACCCTGCTAAAGCTTTTAGATGACAAGAGCCTTATTCCACAGGCACTCCAGGATAATATTGACAGGGCTGCCGTTTCGGAGGCCTTCTTTACAGTATATCTGGGATTGAATATGTCCAACGAAGAACTTGGCAAATATATGAAAGTTCCTCACGTATTTCCTTTAGAGGTTAAACCCGGTTACGACATTTATAATTCCGAAGACGGAGAGTTTTTCAGTAAGACATCTGCTTCACTTTATTCGCCGTCGATGGTAAACCCCAAACATGCTCCTAGAGGGAAATCCTCATTGATGCTTCAGACCATAGTGCCTTACCATTGGATGAACAACTGGGGCGGCGGAGATAAAGAAGTATATGGACAATTGAAGAAAAAAGCGATGGATGCGATGATAGACAGCGCATCCAGGCTTATTCCCGGCTTAAAGGAATGTATCGAATATAAAGATGCCGCAACCCCGCTGACTTATGAAAGATTTACCCATAATACAGATGGAGCGAGCTCCGCATGGAGCTGGAACCCTAAGAAGAAGTTCTATAAAAACATCATGAGCGTGAACATAGAAACACCGGTGAAAAACCTTTATATCGGCTCTTGCTGGGCGATGCAGATCGGCGGTGTGCCCGGCGCCCTTGCAGCAGCTTACCAGTGTGCACAAAGGATAAAGTGA
- a CDS encoding DUF3231 family protein yields MEKPYIDESNIITEKPSFDPGLTSSEIASLWNAYLYVSMISVFIKYLSLHIQDSDIKSLAENAVQLYEQQAKDIRNIMEPDNLPIPVGFTAEDVNLEAPRLYSDLFCNYYLFCLERFIIPRNAFNLGLSTRYDVREFFNRSIVSSLGYFDNVTNTLLSKGLYIRYPNINLSETIDFVKKQNFLTGFLGEKRPSLAQEIAASFHLIFLNSVGKNLMTGFRQVTRSKQVGDYLERGIKLANKIIDTFSAHLKEDDIPVPMFWDTMVTDSVEPPVSDKLMMFHIGLINTCGAMDYSLLSTLNFRHDLKAKYLLIMAEAGDFAEDGTNIMIDNGWFEEPPRIINRKEIINKVH; encoded by the coding sequence ATGGAAAAGCCATATATTGATGAAAGTAACATTATTACCGAAAAACCCTCGTTCGACCCGGGATTGACTTCTTCGGAAATCGCTAGCCTCTGGAACGCGTATCTGTATGTAAGCATGATATCCGTTTTTATAAAATACCTTTCACTGCATATTCAGGACAGTGATATCAAATCTTTGGCTGAAAACGCCGTGCAATTATATGAACAGCAGGCGAAAGACATCAGAAATATCATGGAACCGGATAATCTGCCTATACCGGTAGGTTTTACGGCGGAAGATGTTAATCTGGAGGCGCCCCGTCTTTATTCCGACCTCTTCTGCAATTACTATTTATTTTGTCTCGAAAGATTTATTATTCCCAGAAATGCCTTCAACCTGGGACTATCAACCCGTTATGATGTAAGAGAGTTCTTCAACAGGAGCATTGTCTCTTCGCTGGGGTATTTTGATAATGTTACCAATACCCTGCTTTCCAAGGGTCTTTATATAAGATATCCAAACATTAATCTATCAGAAACAATTGATTTTGTTAAAAAGCAAAACTTCTTGACAGGGTTTCTAGGTGAGAAAAGACCTTCTCTTGCTCAAGAGATTGCCGCTTCATTTCACTTGATTTTCTTAAACTCGGTGGGGAAGAATCTGATGACCGGATTCAGACAGGTGACCAGGTCGAAGCAGGTAGGAGACTATCTTGAGCGGGGGATAAAACTAGCTAATAAAATTATAGATACGTTTAGCGCGCATTTAAAAGAGGATGATATCCCTGTACCCATGTTCTGGGACACTATGGTGACAGACTCGGTTGAGCCGCCTGTTTCGGATAAATTAATGATGTTTCACATTGGATTGATAAATACCTGCGGTGCGATGGATTACTCTTTACTTTCGACCTTGAACTTCAGACATGACCTCAAGGCCAAATATCTCCTGATCATGGCTGAAGCCGGCGACTTTGCAGAGGACGGAACCAATATTATGATAGACAACGGCTGGTTCGAGGAACCGCCGCGCATAATTAACCGTAAGGAAATAATTAATAAAGTACATTAA
- a CDS encoding metal ABC transporter substrate-binding protein: MRKPANFLIAVILLAVISVFLSACQVQTPTVPDKSTASKTLTIATSFYPMYIAAVNVAKDVPGVKVVNITQPTTGCLHDYQLKPDDLKTLSEAQIFIVNGAGMEAFMDKVVSQLPDLKIVDASKGIPLIKGDGEEGDNPHVWVSISNAIQQVKNIGLQLAALDPEHAAQYNANTTAYVDQLDALRVTMHQNLDGAKKRDIITFHEAFPYFAREFNLNIVDVIEREPGSEPSAAELADTIETIKESNIKALFAEPQYPAKAAETIARETGAKVYTLDPAVTGSMEPDAYLKTMEANMKTLEEALN, from the coding sequence ATGCGTAAACCTGCAAACTTTTTAATTGCTGTTATTTTACTTGCCGTTATATCTGTTTTTTTGTCGGCATGTCAGGTACAAACCCCAACGGTGCCGGATAAATCAACAGCAAGTAAAACCTTGACCATTGCTACGTCCTTTTACCCAATGTATATAGCGGCTGTGAATGTCGCCAAAGACGTACCTGGTGTAAAGGTTGTCAATATAACCCAGCCTACGACAGGTTGTCTGCATGATTACCAGCTCAAGCCTGATGACTTAAAAACTCTTAGTGAGGCTCAAATATTTATTGTTAACGGTGCGGGGATGGAGGCGTTTATGGATAAAGTGGTCAGTCAACTGCCTGATCTGAAAATTGTTGACGCGAGCAAGGGTATACCGCTTATAAAAGGAGACGGAGAGGAAGGAGATAATCCTCACGTATGGGTAAGTATATCAAATGCCATACAACAGGTGAAAAATATCGGGCTGCAACTGGCCGCGCTTGATCCGGAGCATGCCGCGCAATACAATGCTAATACTACCGCATATGTCGATCAGCTTGATGCCCTCCGCGTGACAATGCATCAGAATCTTGATGGCGCCAAGAAGCGGGACATCATTACGTTTCATGAAGCATTTCCTTATTTTGCCCGGGAATTTAACCTTAACATTGTAGATGTAATCGAAAGGGAACCCGGTTCTGAACCGAGTGCCGCTGAGTTGGCTGACACTATCGAAACTATTAAAGAGTCAAATATTAAGGCGCTCTTCGCTGAACCCCAGTATCCGGCGAAAGCTGCGGAGACCATTGCCCGCGAAACGGGAGCGAAAGTATATACCCTTGATCCGGCGGTAACGGGTAGCATGGAGCCGGACGCTTATCTGAAAACTATGGAAGCCAACATGAAAACTTTAGAAGAAGCGTTAAACTAA